CCTTCGCCGCCGGATCGGCTTGGCGGAATGCGTTGATCATCGTCGTGATGATCCCGCATTCGCCCTCCGCCTTCGCGATGTCGGTAGCGGTGCCGTAGTCGCTGGTGCACTCGCCGAAGAAGCGCTGGATGTAGAGCCCCTGCCCGCGTTCCCCGCTCGAGCAGCTGCCGAGCACGAGCGCCGCCGCAACCACGCCGAGCCACCTCACTTGAGCGCCGTCCCGGCCATCGCCTGGATGATCTGCTTCTGGAAAATGAGATAGACGATGAAGATCGGCACGCTCGCGAAGACGGCCTGCGCCATCAGGAAGCCGAGGCCGCTGGTCTGCGCATAATTCATCTGCGCCGCGGCCAGTCCCACCGTCAGCGTGTACATGTCCGAGCGCGTGACCGAGATCAAAGGCCACCAATAATCGTTCCATGAGCCGAGGAAGGTGAACACCGCCAGCGTCGACTGCGCAGGCACGGTCAGCGGCAGGATGACGCGGGTGAAGATCCGCCAGTGACTCGCCCCATCGAGCCGCGCCGCTTCGTCGAGCTCCTTCGGGATCGCCCGCATATATTGGGTCATGAAGAAGACCCCGAAGCTGGTCGTCAGTCCGGGTAGAATGAGGCCGGGATAGCTGTTGTGGAGATTGGCCCAGGCGAACAGCTGATGTTGCGACAGGATCACCGCCTGCCCCGGGATGGCGAGCCCGAGGAGCACGAGCAGGAACAACGGTCGCCGACCCGGGAATTCGAGCCGCGCGAAGCCGTAGCCCGCGAGGCTGCACAGCACGAGCACGCCCGTCATCGTCCCCACCGACACGATCAGGCTGTTGAGCAGCCATCGCAGCGTCTGGCCGTTGCCGAGGATCGCCGCATAATTGCCGAGCGTCCACGGCGGGCTCAGCGCCGCCGAACTGTTGCCGATCAGCGCCGCATTGGACTTCACGCTGAGCAGCAGCGTCCAGACGAGCGGCGTCAGCATGATCGCTGCGCCGACCAGCACGCCGATCAGGGCGGGGAGCGGGAGGCGGTTGCG
This genomic window from Sphingomonas rosea contains:
- a CDS encoding carbohydrate ABC transporter permease; translated protein: MADDPVTRRNRLPLPALIGVLVGAAIMLTPLVWTLLLSVKSNAALIGNSSAALSPPWTLGNYAAILGNGQTLRWLLNSLIVSVGTMTGVLVLCSLAGYGFARLEFPGRRPLFLLVLLGLAIPGQAVILSQHQLFAWANLHNSYPGLILPGLTTSFGVFFMTQYMRAIPKELDEAARLDGASHWRIFTRVILPLTVPAQSTLAVFTFLGSWNDYWWPLISVTRSDMYTLTVGLAAAQMNYAQTSGLGFLMAQAVFASVPIFIVYLIFQKQIIQAMAGTALK